A genome region from Nitrospira sp. includes the following:
- a CDS encoding APC family permease, protein MILKRWLVGLPLKTKEAAHERLSKRLALAVFSSDALSSVAYATEEILLVLTLAGTAMVGYSIPLSLSIIGLLIILTMSYRQIIFEYPEGGGAYIVGKSNLGEWPGLVAAAALMIDYVLTVAVSVAAGMAALTSAVPSLLPHREALCVAAILLVTVVNLRGVRESGQFFAVPTYIFIATIAAMLGVGVVQILFGHAVHIEPPPSITSTEPLTLFLLLRAFSSGCTALTGVEVISNGVSAFKKPEPKNAAFTMIGMAAILGTMFIGISAMAYYFGIVPKGDETVVSQIARATFGTGPLYFLVQASTMVILILAANSSFNGFPRLASILARDSYMPHQMSMMGDRLVFSNGVIILGVFSCLLIVLFNGDTHALIPLYAVGVFLSFTISQAGMVKRWLVKKGPHWEKKLLVNGIGAVTTAIATLIIASTKFAHGAWIVIVLIPLLITFFRAIRSHYKAVSEQVALSRGHRPPMPRRNIVVLPIGGVNRAVIRAVDYARSRSGDIRAVLVDVDPEETARVEIQWAQWGCGVPLTVLPSPYRSVLSSLLDYLEQVLQKDQECWVTVVIPEILPARWWQNILHNQRAFMLKGALLFKDRVILTDVPYHLTR, encoded by the coding sequence ATGATCTTGAAACGCTGGCTGGTCGGCCTGCCACTCAAGACGAAGGAAGCCGCTCACGAACGCCTTTCTAAGCGACTCGCCCTAGCCGTCTTTTCCTCCGATGCCTTATCCTCGGTGGCCTACGCCACGGAGGAAATTCTGCTCGTCCTGACCCTGGCCGGCACAGCCATGGTCGGCTACTCCATCCCGCTCAGCCTCTCGATCATCGGCCTGCTGATTATCCTGACGATGTCCTATCGGCAGATTATTTTTGAATATCCTGAGGGTGGCGGCGCATACATTGTCGGCAAATCGAACCTCGGCGAATGGCCGGGACTGGTCGCGGCTGCAGCCTTAATGATCGACTATGTGCTGACCGTCGCCGTCAGCGTCGCGGCCGGAATGGCCGCGCTCACCTCAGCCGTCCCGAGCCTCCTGCCCCATCGCGAAGCCCTCTGCGTCGCCGCAATCCTCCTGGTCACCGTCGTCAACTTGCGCGGTGTCCGCGAGTCGGGGCAATTCTTCGCCGTGCCGACCTATATTTTTATCGCAACCATCGCGGCCATGCTGGGCGTCGGCGTCGTCCAGATTCTGTTCGGCCATGCGGTACACATCGAGCCGCCCCCCAGCATCACGTCCACGGAACCGTTGACGCTGTTTCTCCTACTTCGCGCCTTTTCTTCCGGCTGTACCGCGCTCACTGGAGTCGAAGTCATTTCGAACGGTGTCTCGGCATTTAAGAAGCCTGAACCGAAAAACGCTGCATTTACCATGATCGGCATGGCCGCGATTCTCGGCACCATGTTCATCGGTATCAGCGCCATGGCCTACTACTTCGGGATCGTGCCCAAAGGGGATGAGACCGTCGTCTCTCAAATCGCGCGCGCCACCTTCGGAACGGGCCCGCTCTACTTCCTTGTGCAAGCATCGACCATGGTCATTTTAATTCTGGCCGCCAACAGCAGCTTCAACGGATTCCCGCGCCTGGCATCGATTCTGGCCCGTGACAGCTATATGCCGCACCAAATGTCCATGATGGGCGACCGGCTCGTCTTCTCAAACGGCGTCATCATTCTAGGCGTGTTCTCTTGCCTACTGATCGTGTTATTCAACGGCGACACGCATGCGCTGATTCCGCTCTATGCCGTCGGCGTGTTCCTCTCTTTTACGATCTCCCAGGCCGGAATGGTAAAACGTTGGCTCGTCAAGAAAGGGCCACATTGGGAAAAGAAACTGCTGGTCAACGGCATCGGCGCAGTCACCACCGCCATCGCCACATTGATTATTGCCAGCACGAAATTCGCCCATGGCGCGTGGATCGTGATCGTCCTCATCCCGCTCCTCATTACATTTTTTCGCGCGATTCGCTCTCACTATAAAGCCGTCTCGGAACAGGTCGCACTGTCCCGTGGACATCGCCCCCCTATGCCCCGGCGCAACATCGTGGTACTGCCGATCGGCGGGGTGAATCGGGCCGTCATTCGCGCCGTAGACTACGCACGAAGCCGATCCGGAGATATCCGTGCGGTTCTCGTCGATGTCGATCCGGAGGAGACCGCCCGGGTGGAGATTCAGTGGGCTCAGTGGGGTTGCGGCGTCCCTCTCACGGTACTCCCTTCTCCTTACAGATCGGTCTTAAGCTCTTTACTCGATTATCTTGAACAGGTCTTACAGAAGGATCAGGAATGTTGGGTGACAGTGGTGATACCGGAAATTCTCCCCGCCCGTTGGTGGCAAAATATTCTCCATAATCAACGAGCCTTCATGCTGAAAGGCGCCCTCCTGTTTAAGGACCGCGTCATCCTAACCGACGTGCCCTACCACCTCACGAGGTGA
- a CDS encoding HEXXH motif-containing putative peptide modification protein, which yields MKTLLEAQVLERLTVELRRLMRRLLMDVCQDFEQNYADAVCTFVLPIDWFRRLGQSFTLEEYSNWKVVGWIESLNDLLYFIDILVQVRRERSRGEIATQLRAEFSEKFYEHGYADEIFPNGRSEPRLLLGRLTVFCQRLARDVTQESVCLAPRLACEWVAGQGKGAWLVPCDLNANVERVELPWTCAIGIAGVSYAAPGPVRSALKRAGGQAEFLIKPSGIDLLVGDQDYVMVAYGKKARWHWCRLEPQCLRESRYGSLVLGPTLVYGKDKTPVGVRPTRPEIAIRMRQALSVIGSAWPEGDRLLALLTSRVVPLKATGVVSFSYRHRPGLSAINCFDRDRLDLIDDLIHENSHHHLNLLLRKDVMYQHDHNQEIFYSPWRRSLRPLRGILHATFTFTMGAMLFERLATWGSGRAGSARWKKAGLSVRDLDRARYRCLEEIDSVRYSLKDLDLAGGHFKWLTRGGKRAVAQLGDILAQIEQQMLTHEKDVSRSSFGPALRRHRAELARARELFSLV from the coding sequence ATGAAGACATTGCTGGAGGCACAGGTACTTGAGCGGCTGACGGTGGAGCTGCGACGACTGATGCGCAGGTTGCTCATGGATGTGTGCCAGGATTTTGAGCAGAATTATGCCGATGCTGTCTGCACGTTTGTATTGCCGATCGATTGGTTTCGCAGGTTGGGACAGTCGTTCACCCTGGAGGAATACAGCAACTGGAAGGTAGTCGGGTGGATCGAGTCGTTGAACGACTTGCTGTATTTCATCGATATCCTGGTTCAGGTGAGGAGGGAGCGATCTCGCGGCGAAATTGCTACGCAGCTCCGTGCGGAGTTTAGCGAAAAGTTCTATGAGCACGGGTATGCCGATGAAATTTTCCCCAACGGCCGGTCTGAGCCGCGCCTCCTGCTTGGCCGACTGACCGTTTTTTGCCAACGACTGGCCAGGGACGTCACGCAAGAGTCGGTCTGTCTGGCTCCTCGGCTGGCTTGTGAGTGGGTGGCCGGACAGGGCAAGGGTGCCTGGCTGGTGCCCTGTGATTTGAATGCGAATGTGGAACGTGTGGAATTACCCTGGACATGTGCGATCGGGATAGCCGGTGTGTCCTATGCGGCTCCAGGGCCGGTTCGATCAGCCCTCAAACGGGCAGGAGGGCAGGCCGAATTTCTGATCAAGCCGTCCGGGATCGATCTGTTGGTGGGCGATCAGGACTATGTCATGGTGGCATACGGCAAGAAGGCGCGATGGCATTGGTGCCGTCTCGAGCCGCAATGCCTTAGGGAGAGCCGATATGGCTCGCTTGTACTTGGGCCGACACTGGTCTATGGAAAAGATAAGACGCCGGTGGGGGTGCGGCCGACGAGGCCGGAGATTGCCATACGCATGCGACAGGCACTATCCGTTATTGGCTCCGCCTGGCCGGAGGGGGATCGGTTGCTTGCATTGCTGACTTCGCGGGTCGTGCCACTCAAAGCCACCGGGGTTGTGAGCTTCAGCTATCGGCACCGTCCCGGCCTGTCCGCCATCAATTGCTTTGATCGCGACCGGCTCGATTTGATCGACGATCTGATTCATGAGAACAGCCATCACCATCTCAATCTGCTCCTGCGTAAAGACGTGATGTATCAGCACGATCACAATCAGGAAATTTTCTATTCGCCCTGGCGGCGCAGTTTGCGGCCGCTGAGGGGGATTCTGCACGCAACTTTCACGTTCACCATGGGGGCGATGTTGTTTGAGCGGTTGGCCACCTGGGGGTCCGGTCGGGCAGGGAGCGCACGATGGAAAAAGGCCGGTCTAAGCGTGCGCGATCTCGATCGGGCACGCTACCGCTGCCTCGAAGAAATCGACTCGGTGCGTTATTCCCTGAAGGATCTTGACCTCGCTGGCGGCCACTTCAAATGGCTGACTCGCGGAGGAAAGCGAGCGGTGGCACAATTGGGAGATATCCTCGCGCAGATCGAACAACAGATGCTGACCCATGAGAAGGATGTGAGCCGGTCGTCGTTCGGCCCTGCCTTACGCCGCCATCGGGCCGAGTTGGCCCGTGCCCGAGAGTTGTTTAGTCTGGTCTAA
- a CDS encoding multicopper oxidase domain-containing protein, whose protein sequence is MDCHWFTRVTSRALSVIAGGALVCLPLAASAETQPLVGHAAPQQTAMSHQLPSWAEKLKGQTIVEDAMAGRPERSAMVEQQHQRIMEHLTHDPQAQQVNTGMFNTQTMMHQYGAGGQDLLLMSDPRVEPVALSGGGKCPASAPVKQYNVSAINVEITLNQWLDFYPGYMYTLDENLDKVRAEETKNREAREKEGFDPGAVIPGVQAQWIQPLTIRGNQGDCVKIKLSNKLEGGEDVSLHIHGSSMVVSATGAAAATTNSDSIVPKEKSGEFEWYIHPSTQEGVRQFHTFANDRELTVMGLFGSFVVEPRGSEYLEALGTGAPTPTSSGWQVMIKNGTGPDFREFVLYYHEVGDEAFRPVNKKGDFLPQRDPLTDAYRPGGRAINYRSEPFGINNMHVQHEYFGFEDESMGYSSYTFGDPSPTIPRSYMGDPAKFRLVHGGSEVFHSHHPHGGTIRWPRSPRAIDDMNLWTTAGNGPVKYPVIRAKTDRVDVEVIGPSEALDLETECGSGLCQQLAGDFLFHCHVAHHYVAGMWGYWRVYNTLQQGDMRNDVMPDLLELPDRKGRIKGPITSDKLVGQTVDWFGKSFKIVEKGKSDWKSNPATITIKDWVEMQLPTMGKPGHKNDEKGQTVSYDATVLDWAWEGTRALSEPESTIDNPKYKSTHPGKRHPITFEPLTGKVAWPHLTPHFGKRVMFSPNHVGAPWLEMIRRDANGEESVDQSLPGENGNWSLCPENAGRKHYNVHFIKLPITIAKKTGKEPPVIDPNGLIYVLHEEEAEIRKNDDLKYPLVVRGNIYDCVDWTLTSEWDDDDYTNFQSSKINTHWHFLQFDNQASDGVITGFSYEQSVRPFTMLEKKNAKGLPVPMNTVVTAAAKRGANTITVKNAKQFHVGILLLVGADNVKGNEISRIKAINGNTITLAKGLKHDHPANDIVTVEFVRQRFWVDADVGTVFWHDHAFGATTWPHGGFGTFIAEPVGSTYHDPKTGKLIRSGPIADIHTNEPVGHGVNNSFRELMVQVHDTVPHTVNIVTAGNPPGQPIEVALEAGKTVSFMMPEKIYMTPMPFLNGGTHTTGSGLNFRAAPVAQRLATNPDSSQIFSSLVHGDPYTPTLRAYVGDTMVFRLLHTLMNESMVWTLSGHTFWTERYASDANRKNSIHIGIAERYDLVVPEAGGSRHQAGDYIHFNGRSSKFSEGGWGIIRVLDKEQTDLKKLPAGFSNKGEMPKPLPVCPADAPVKQFNVVAMDYAGMKFNAKAPESIEVDFERRILMTNAEAKIYALEEDTAKVAAGAHPMPLTLRVNSGDCVKVHLKNKMKDSKASFSAIGLAFDPKDSMGANVGNNPGDQTVAPGGEREYTYYADPFNGETTSLVWDWGNVMTNPRNGLFGAVVVGPKGSKYRDPKTGADLSNKNAWAADVIIDRSVPGNEMRANYRDVALFFQDEDNIIGTSFMPYVQNVAGLTGVNYRSEPYKFREEQGCSLGKVFQPCKADKPEDPATPLIEAHAGDPVRIHVLGVSNEQNGMFSVEKHEWPIEPFMRGADLISVVEFSGSETIDAFLPSAGGMYRLPGDYVYSNQRLPYSQSGQWGYVRVLPSGDTRLLPLAGASAGTKSAEMELPVPQAIPVAAK, encoded by the coding sequence ATGGATTGTCATTGGTTCACTCGTGTCACATCGCGCGCCCTCAGCGTCATCGCTGGTGGCGCGCTTGTGTGTCTTCCGCTAGCCGCATCGGCTGAGACTCAGCCGCTTGTGGGTCATGCGGCGCCGCAACAAACAGCGATGTCTCATCAACTCCCGTCTTGGGCGGAGAAGTTGAAGGGACAGACGATCGTCGAAGATGCGATGGCTGGAAGGCCGGAGCGTTCCGCGATGGTTGAGCAGCAGCACCAACGGATCATGGAGCATTTGACCCATGACCCGCAGGCGCAACAGGTCAATACGGGTATGTTCAATACCCAGACCATGATGCACCAATATGGGGCAGGCGGTCAGGACCTCCTCTTGATGTCCGACCCACGAGTGGAGCCAGTGGCACTATCGGGAGGCGGCAAGTGCCCAGCTTCCGCACCGGTCAAGCAATACAATGTCTCGGCAATCAACGTCGAGATCACGCTCAACCAGTGGCTCGATTTTTATCCCGGCTACATGTACACGCTGGATGAAAATCTTGACAAGGTTCGGGCAGAAGAAACGAAGAATCGGGAAGCGCGCGAGAAGGAAGGCTTCGATCCGGGCGCGGTGATTCCCGGTGTGCAAGCGCAGTGGATTCAACCGCTGACGATTCGCGGGAACCAGGGGGATTGCGTCAAGATCAAGTTGAGCAACAAGCTGGAAGGTGGCGAAGACGTCAGCCTGCACATCCATGGCTCCAGCATGGTGGTGAGCGCAACGGGTGCTGCTGCGGCCACGACGAACTCCGACAGCATCGTCCCGAAGGAGAAGAGCGGAGAGTTCGAATGGTACATCCACCCGAGCACGCAAGAAGGCGTGCGGCAATTCCACACCTTTGCGAATGATCGCGAATTGACCGTCATGGGCCTCTTCGGGTCCTTCGTGGTCGAGCCACGCGGATCCGAGTACCTGGAAGCTTTGGGAACCGGTGCTCCGACGCCCACGTCGAGCGGCTGGCAGGTCATGATCAAGAATGGGACCGGTCCGGACTTCCGAGAATTCGTGCTCTATTACCACGAAGTCGGCGACGAAGCATTTCGCCCCGTCAACAAGAAGGGCGACTTCCTGCCTCAGCGTGACCCGCTGACCGACGCCTATCGCCCCGGTGGTCGCGCGATCAACTATCGTAGCGAGCCGTTTGGAATCAACAACATGCACGTGCAACATGAATACTTCGGGTTCGAAGACGAGTCGATGGGGTACAGCTCGTACACCTTCGGCGATCCGTCTCCCACGATCCCGCGCTCGTACATGGGCGATCCGGCAAAGTTCCGCCTCGTGCATGGCGGATCGGAAGTGTTCCATAGCCACCATCCCCATGGCGGTACCATCCGCTGGCCGCGTAGCCCGCGTGCGATCGATGACATGAATCTGTGGACGACCGCCGGAAACGGGCCGGTCAAGTATCCGGTCATCCGTGCCAAGACGGACCGGGTCGACGTCGAAGTCATCGGGCCGTCAGAAGCGTTGGACCTCGAGACGGAGTGCGGATCCGGCCTCTGCCAGCAGTTGGCCGGCGATTTCCTGTTCCATTGCCACGTGGCGCACCATTATGTGGCGGGCATGTGGGGGTACTGGCGGGTATACAACACCCTTCAGCAGGGCGACATGCGCAATGACGTCATGCCGGACTTGCTTGAGTTGCCCGACCGGAAAGGTCGCATCAAGGGGCCGATCACCTCGGACAAGTTAGTCGGTCAGACGGTGGATTGGTTCGGCAAGTCCTTCAAAATCGTCGAGAAGGGCAAGAGTGATTGGAAGTCCAATCCAGCCACGATCACGATCAAGGACTGGGTTGAAATGCAGCTCCCGACGATGGGCAAGCCGGGACACAAGAACGACGAAAAAGGGCAGACCGTGTCCTACGATGCCACGGTGTTGGATTGGGCTTGGGAAGGCACCCGCGCATTGAGCGAGCCGGAAAGCACGATCGACAATCCGAAGTACAAGTCCACTCATCCGGGCAAGCGGCATCCGATTACGTTCGAGCCGTTGACCGGTAAAGTGGCATGGCCTCACCTCACTCCGCATTTCGGAAAACGTGTCATGTTCTCCCCGAACCACGTGGGTGCGCCCTGGTTGGAGATGATCCGCCGGGATGCCAACGGTGAAGAAAGCGTCGATCAGTCGCTGCCTGGTGAGAACGGCAACTGGAGCCTCTGTCCAGAGAATGCCGGACGGAAGCACTACAATGTTCATTTCATTAAGCTTCCGATCACCATCGCCAAAAAGACGGGCAAGGAGCCGCCGGTCATCGATCCGAACGGCTTGATCTATGTCTTGCACGAAGAAGAGGCGGAGATTCGGAAGAATGATGATTTGAAGTATCCGCTGGTCGTTCGCGGCAACATCTACGATTGCGTGGACTGGACTCTGACCAGCGAGTGGGACGACGATGACTACACCAACTTCCAGTCATCGAAGATCAACACCCACTGGCATTTCCTGCAGTTCGACAACCAAGCCTCCGACGGCGTGATCACCGGATTCTCCTATGAGCAATCCGTGCGTCCGTTCACGATGCTGGAGAAGAAAAATGCAAAGGGACTTCCCGTCCCGATGAATACCGTCGTGACCGCCGCTGCCAAGAGGGGCGCGAACACGATCACGGTGAAGAATGCCAAGCAGTTCCATGTCGGGATCCTGCTGCTTGTCGGTGCCGACAATGTGAAGGGGAATGAAATTTCCCGTATCAAGGCCATCAACGGTAATACGATTACGTTGGCCAAAGGGCTGAAGCACGATCACCCGGCCAATGACATCGTCACGGTCGAGTTTGTGCGGCAGCGGTTCTGGGTCGATGCGGACGTGGGGACCGTGTTCTGGCACGATCACGCGTTCGGTGCGACCACCTGGCCGCATGGTGGCTTCGGCACCTTCATCGCCGAGCCGGTCGGATCGACCTATCATGACCCGAAGACCGGAAAGTTGATCCGTAGCGGACCGATTGCGGACATTCACACGAATGAACCGGTCGGTCATGGTGTGAACAACAGCTTCCGCGAATTGATGGTTCAGGTGCACGACACCGTGCCGCATACCGTCAACATCGTGACGGCGGGCAATCCTCCCGGGCAGCCGATTGAAGTGGCGCTCGAGGCGGGAAAGACCGTCTCCTTCATGATGCCGGAGAAGATCTACATGACGCCGATGCCGTTCTTGAATGGTGGCACGCATACCACCGGCAGCGGTTTGAATTTCAGGGCAGCGCCGGTCGCACAGCGGTTGGCGACCAATCCTGATTCGTCACAGATTTTCAGCAGCCTGGTTCACGGTGACCCGTATACGCCGACTTTGCGTGCCTATGTCGGTGACACGATGGTCTTCCGTCTGTTGCATACCCTCATGAACGAGTCGATGGTCTGGACCCTGTCCGGCCACACGTTCTGGACCGAGCGGTATGCGTCGGACGCCAATCGGAAGAATTCAATCCATATCGGTATCGCTGAACGGTATGACCTGGTGGTTCCTGAGGCGGGTGGATCGCGGCATCAGGCCGGTGACTACATCCACTTCAACGGCCGGTCCTCGAAGTTCTCCGAGGGTGGCTGGGGCATCATCCGGGTGTTGGATAAGGAGCAGACTGATTTGAAGAAGTTGCCCGCGGGCTTCTCCAATAAGGGCGAGATGCCGAAGCCCCTACCGGTGTGTCCCGCCGATGCTCCCGTCAAGCAGTTCAACGTGGTGGCGATGGACTATGCCGGCATGAAGTTCAATGCCAAGGCACCGGAATCCATCGAAGTGGACTTTGAGCGACGGATCCTCATGACCAATGCCGAGGCCAAGATCTATGCACTGGAAGAGGATACCGCAAAAGTCGCCGCCGGCGCGCATCCAATGCCGCTGACGTTGCGTGTGAACAGCGGTGATTGCGTCAAGGTACATTTGAAAAACAAGATGAAGGACAGCAAAGCCTCCTTCTCTGCGATCGGCCTGGCCTTCGATCCGAAGGATTCCATGGGCGCGAACGTGGGGAACAATCCGGGTGACCAGACGGTCGCACCGGGTGGCGAACGTGAATACACGTACTACGCGGATCCGTTTAACGGCGAGACCACGTCGTTGGTGTGGGATTGGGGTAATGTGATGACCAATCCTCGGAACGGGTTGTTCGGTGCCGTCGTCGTCGGACCCAAGGGATCGAAGTATCGTGATCCCAAGACCGGCGCGGATCTGTCCAATAAGAACGCCTGGGCGGCCGATGTCATTATCGATCGCTCGGTGCCGGGCAATGAAATGCGGGCCAATTATCGTGACGTGGCCTTGTTCTTCCAAGACGAGGACAACATCATCGGCACGAGCTTCATGCCCTACGTGCAGAACGTGGCGGGCTTGACCGGCGTGAACTACCGGTCGGAACCGTACAAGTTCCGCGAAGAGCAGGGTTGTTCGCTCGGCAAGGTGTTCCAACCTTGCAAGGCGGATAAGCCGGAAGATCCGGCCACTCCGCTCATCGAGGCGCATGCCGGTGACCCGGTGCGCATCCACGTGTTGGGTGTGAGCAATGAGCAGAACGGCATGTTCAGCGTCGAGAAGCACGAATGGCCGATCGAGCCGTTCATGCGTGGCGCTGACCTGATCAGTGTCGTCGAGTTCTCTGGTTCCGAGACGATCGATGCGTTCCTCCCCTCGGCGGGTGGCATGTATCGTCTGCCGGGCGACTATGTGTACAGCAACCAACGCTTGCCGTACTCGCAGTCCGGTCAGTGGGGCTATGTGCGGGTATTGCCATCCGGTGATACGCGGCTGTTGCCATTGGCTGGAGCCAGCGCCGGCACCAAGAGCGCCGAGATGGAACTGCCTGTTCCGCAGGCGATTCCTGTCGCGGCTAAGTAG